From Bacillota bacterium, the proteins below share one genomic window:
- a CDS encoding septum site-determining protein MinC yields MLAESRVVRAEEYQTVLVQRTLRSGQSVYYPGNVVVLGDVNPGAQVAATGDVIVIGALRGTVHAGAGGNEKAMVIAFRFEPTQLRIAGHISRPPEGMVSAGQPEVARIKEGVVTIDPFLTAGERQTSSLRIPKSPDDDHEEES; encoded by the coding sequence ATGTTGGCCGAATCCCGGGTCGTCAGAGCGGAGGAATACCAGACGGTCCTGGTTCAAAGGACTTTGCGATCTGGACAAAGCGTTTATTATCCCGGAAACGTGGTTGTCTTAGGGGATGTTAATCCCGGAGCGCAGGTGGCGGCTACGGGTGATGTGATCGTTATAGGAGCCCTGAGGGGCACGGTGCACGCAGGTGCCGGCGGAAACGAAAAAGCGATGGTGATCGCTTTCAGATTTGAGCCCACGCAGCTCCGGATAGCAGGCCATATTTCGAGACCGCCGGAAGGCATGGTTTCGGCGGGGCAACCCGAGGTGGCGCGCATCAAAGAAGGTGTGGTAACCATTGATCCCTTTCTGACTGCGGGGGAGCGCCAGACAAGCAGTCTGAGGATCCCAAAGTCGCCTGATGACGATCATGAGGAAGAATCATAG
- the minD gene encoding septum site-determining protein MinD: MGEVIVVTSGKGGVGKTTATANIGAGLALRGYKVALIDADIGLRNLDVVLGLENRIVYDLVDVAHGHCRLKQALIKDKRFEGLHLLPAAQTKDKTAVKPEQMKEICLQLKEEFDYVIIDCPAGIEQGFRNAIAGAEKAIVITTPEVSAVRDADRVIGLLEAADLREPKLVINRLRPKMVRQGDMMNIDDIIDILAIDLLGVIPEDEQIIVTTNRGDTVVLDDRSRSGEAFRNVTLRILGDPVPLMELERNGNLFTRLRKIIGLS, encoded by the coding sequence ATGGGAGAGGTCATTGTAGTTACTTCTGGCAAAGGGGGGGTCGGTAAAACCACGGCCACGGCGAACATCGGCGCGGGGCTGGCCCTGCGTGGTTACAAGGTGGCCCTGATAGACGCCGACATCGGCCTCCGGAACCTCGACGTGGTTCTGGGTTTAGAAAACCGTATTGTCTATGACCTTGTGGACGTTGCCCACGGCCATTGCCGGTTAAAGCAGGCCTTGATTAAGGACAAGCGTTTTGAGGGCCTTCACCTTTTGCCGGCCGCGCAGACTAAAGACAAAACGGCGGTTAAGCCCGAGCAGATGAAGGAGATATGCCTCCAGCTTAAGGAGGAATTCGATTACGTAATCATCGATTGTCCGGCCGGAATAGAGCAGGGGTTCCGCAACGCCATCGCCGGAGCGGAAAAGGCTATTGTGATTACAACACCGGAGGTTTCAGCGGTACGCGACGCCGACCGGGTGATCGGGCTCCTGGAAGCCGCAGACCTGCGTGAGCCGAAACTGGTTATAAACCGGTTAAGACCAAAGATGGTCCGGCAGGGAGACATGATGAACATAGATGATATTATCGATATCCTTGCGATAGACCTCCTCGGGGTAATACCGGAGGACGAGCAGATAATAGTTACCACTAACCGGGGCGACACCGTGGTTCTGGACGACCGGTCCCGCTCAGGGGAGGCCTTCCGGAACGTTACGCTGCGGATCCTGGGTGACCCCGTACCGCTGATGGAACTTGAGCGAAACGGGAACCTTTTTACACGGTTGCGCAAGATAATCGGCCTTAGTTAG
- the minE gene encoding cell division topological specificity factor MinE — protein MLEFLARLFQRSSPGSKDMARDRLRLVLVHDRANISPELLNMLKDDLIRAVSKYFDINENSLEITLDTSDNMVALVASIPVQSVKRSVKMASV, from the coding sequence TTGCTTGAGTTCTTAGCGCGGCTTTTTCAGCGGAGTTCCCCGGGTAGCAAAGATATGGCGAGAGACAGGCTTCGCCTGGTTCTTGTTCACGACCGGGCGAATATATCGCCCGAACTGTTAAACATGCTCAAAGACGATCTCATCCGGGCGGTATCAAAGTATTTCGATATAAATGAGAACAGCCTGGAGATTACCCTTGATACCTCGGACAACATGGTGGCCCTTGTGGCGAGTATTCCGGTACAAAGCGTCAAGAGATCGGTGAAGATGGCCTCTGTTTAA
- the rnr gene encoding ribonuclease R gives MTSEKEVLEYMRRKVYRPLTEAELARVFLPEGRGLNAFKKLLRRMVEDGLIYQTRAARFGLPEQFNLAVGRIESHRKGYAFLIPDAEGSPDVFLGQENLSGAMHNDRVAVRLLPVGRGKTREGEVVRVLKRCNRRLVGTLSKNRRFSVVIPDDARLGSGVVIPRGRMTGAKNGDKVVVELTAYPSAKTPSEGRVVEVLGPGDAPGMDILTLCRRYELTDEFPAKVLAEAAVVSGVMAEEELHGRRDLRQWSIVTIDGESAKDLDDAVSLAVLPGGGYQLGVHIADVGYYVREGGALDREAMERGTSVYLPGRVIPMLPPRLSNGICSLNPNEDRLTFSVLMNIDPEGRVTSHEIFPSVIRSRERMTYAAVYRILEGDSTLAERYRPLVEKFDRMRDLCLVLRRRRLNKGAIDFNLPETFVKLDDSGRPLDILRAERTIAEQIIEEFMLLANETVARHAAILGLPFLYRVHPKPDGEKLATLEQLLGAFGYSTRGITRLEPASFQTVLDNVTGKPEERLINMVMLRSMKQARYSAERSGHFGLASEYYTHFTSPIRRYPDLFIHRVLREALDRELTEKRAAELQARAAAAAALSSERERVSIEAEREATDIKKVAFMQDKIGNLYEGFVSGVTAWGLYVELQNTVEGLVHVRTLTDDFYVYDERGYTLTGRNSGRIYRLGDPVRVRVVRASTEDRTIEFELLTDGNGLY, from the coding sequence ATGACAAGTGAGAAAGAAGTTCTGGAATATATGCGCCGGAAAGTCTACCGCCCGCTTACCGAAGCCGAACTGGCACGGGTCTTTCTTCCGGAGGGCAGGGGACTGAACGCCTTTAAAAAGCTGCTCCGGCGGATGGTGGAAGACGGGCTGATCTACCAGACGCGCGCGGCGCGTTTCGGTTTACCGGAGCAGTTTAACCTGGCGGTGGGCCGGATTGAGAGCCACCGGAAGGGATACGCCTTTCTAATCCCGGACGCCGAGGGGAGTCCGGACGTCTTCCTGGGGCAGGAGAACCTGAGCGGGGCGATGCACAACGACCGGGTAGCCGTGCGCCTGCTGCCCGTGGGCAGGGGGAAGACCCGTGAGGGAGAGGTGGTCCGGGTCCTGAAACGGTGCAACCGTCGTCTGGTGGGCACGCTCAGCAAGAACAGGCGGTTTTCGGTAGTAATCCCGGATGACGCGCGGTTGGGTTCAGGTGTTGTAATACCGCGGGGGCGGATGACCGGAGCAAAGAACGGTGACAAGGTCGTGGTGGAGCTTACCGCCTACCCTTCGGCGAAGACCCCGTCGGAAGGCCGCGTGGTGGAAGTGCTCGGTCCCGGCGATGCGCCGGGTATGGATATCCTTACCTTATGCCGCCGCTACGAACTGACGGACGAATTCCCCGCGAAGGTGCTCGCGGAGGCTGCAGTCGTATCCGGGGTTATGGCGGAAGAAGAACTTCATGGGCGTCGCGACCTCAGGCAATGGTCGATTGTGACCATTGACGGGGAGAGCGCCAAGGACCTTGATGACGCGGTTAGTCTTGCGGTTCTGCCCGGGGGCGGTTACCAGCTCGGCGTCCACATCGCCGACGTAGGGTACTACGTCCGGGAAGGCGGCGCCTTGGACCGGGAGGCTATGGAGCGCGGGACCAGCGTTTACCTCCCCGGCCGGGTTATACCGATGCTGCCGCCGCGGCTTTCCAATGGAATCTGTAGCCTGAACCCGAACGAAGACCGGCTGACGTTTTCGGTGTTGATGAACATCGATCCCGAGGGCCGGGTGACAAGTCATGAGATATTTCCGTCGGTTATCCGTTCCCGCGAGCGGATGACATACGCGGCGGTATACCGGATTCTTGAAGGAGATTCGACCCTGGCTGAACGTTACCGTCCTCTCGTCGAAAAGTTCGACAGAATGCGGGATCTGTGTCTTGTTTTGCGCCGCCGCCGCCTCAACAAAGGGGCGATAGACTTCAACCTTCCGGAAACGTTTGTGAAGCTTGACGATTCCGGCAGGCCGCTTGATATTTTGCGGGCCGAGCGGACCATCGCCGAGCAGATCATAGAGGAATTCATGCTTCTGGCCAACGAGACGGTAGCAAGGCACGCCGCAATCCTCGGGTTGCCCTTCCTTTACCGGGTTCACCCGAAACCCGACGGCGAAAAACTCGCCACTCTGGAGCAGCTTCTGGGGGCTTTCGGGTACAGCACGCGGGGAATCACCCGGCTTGAACCGGCGAGTTTTCAGACGGTTCTCGACAACGTTACGGGAAAACCCGAGGAGAGGCTCATTAACATGGTGATGCTTCGCTCTATGAAGCAGGCCCGATATTCAGCGGAGCGCTCCGGTCACTTCGGTCTGGCGTCGGAATACTACACCCACTTCACCTCACCGATTCGGCGGTACCCCGATCTTTTCATCCACCGGGTACTGCGTGAAGCGCTTGACCGGGAACTGACGGAAAAACGGGCCGCCGAACTGCAGGCGCGGGCAGCCGCCGCAGCCGCGCTCTCATCGGAGCGGGAGAGGGTGTCGATAGAGGCGGAGCGTGAAGCGACGGACATCAAAAAAGTGGCTTTTATGCAGGATAAAATAGGAAATTTGTATGAAGGTTTTGTGAGCGGGGTTACCGCGTGGGGCCTTTATGTAGAGCTTCAGAACACCGTGGAAGGCCTGGTCCATGTCCGGACGCTTACCGACGATTTCTACGTCTATGATGAGAGGGGTTATACGTTGACGGGCCGGAACAGCGGCAGGATTTACCGCCTGGGGGATCCCGTCCGCGTACGGGTGGTCCGGGCTTCCACCGAAGACCGGACGATTGAATTCGAACTCTTGACAGATGGAAACGGTCTGTATTAA
- the rplM gene encoding 50S ribosomal protein L13, translated as MQTFVAKPGEFERKWYVLDAAGKPLGRLATEAARVLRGKHKPIFTPHVDTGDHVIVINADKVVLTGNKLQNKFYVRHSGYPGGLKMVNYATLMKTKPELAVRKAITGMLPHNRLGSRMAEKLKVYRGPEHPHQAQKPEPFVF; from the coding sequence ATGCAGACATTTGTAGCAAAGCCGGGTGAGTTTGAACGCAAGTGGTATGTTCTTGACGCTGCGGGGAAACCCCTCGGCAGGCTGGCGACCGAAGCGGCGCGGGTCCTGCGCGGGAAGCATAAACCCATTTTTACCCCGCATGTTGACACGGGTGATCACGTCATCGTGATAAACGCCGATAAGGTGGTTCTTACCGGCAACAAGCTTCAGAATAAGTTCTACGTCCGGCATTCCGGGTATCCGGGCGGCCTAAAGATGGTTAATTACGCAACGCTGATGAAAACAAAGCCGGAACTTGCGGTCCGCAAGGCGATAACGGGGATGCTTCCCCACAATCGACTGGGGAGCCGCATGGCTGAAAAGCTGAAGGTGTACCGGGGGCCTGAGCATCCGCACCAGGCACAGAAGCCGGAACCCTTTGTGTTTTGA
- the rpsI gene encoding 30S ribosomal protein S9 yields MAGVNFYGTGRRKNAIARVFLSPGEGSFAINEQTLENYFGRQTLEVLIRQPLEITGMAGRFDVRAKVFGGGPSGQAGAMRLGIARALIQADPNLRSALKKAGFLTRDPRMKERRKYGLKKARRAPQFSKR; encoded by the coding sequence GTGGCCGGGGTAAATTTTTACGGCACAGGAAGGCGAAAGAATGCGATTGCCCGGGTTTTTCTTTCGCCCGGTGAGGGCAGTTTCGCAATAAACGAACAGACGCTTGAAAATTACTTCGGGCGTCAGACGCTCGAGGTTTTGATCCGGCAGCCGCTTGAGATCACCGGGATGGCGGGGCGTTTCGACGTGAGGGCCAAAGTCTTCGGCGGCGGGCCCAGCGGCCAGGCCGGCGCGATGCGTTTGGGCATCGCCCGGGCTTTGATCCAGGCGGACCCGAATCTGCGCTCCGCCCTGAAGAAGGCCGGTTTCTTGACGCGCGACCCGCGGATGAAGGAACGGCGTAAATACGGGCTGAAAAAGGCCCGGCGGGCGCCGCAGTTCTCGAAGCGTTAG
- a CDS encoding N-acetylmuramoyl-L-alanine amidase, with the protein MAAAVRTYNFTVVSAEQREVAALAPVMIDKLVVVDAGHGGPDPGVVRGDVREKDITLAVALRLAGFLEQGGARVMLTRDKDSDVAKPDTGEGETWKRRDLKARVAVANENGADVFVSVHVNSFQEDNEHGAQTFSQPGCPDGRQLAGAIQSELQTLLRNTNRVQKECDYFTGRTTKMPSVVVEIGFLTNPREFSLLQQPNYQSKVAFAIYAGLVRYFAEKAGAVLSLP; encoded by the coding sequence GTGGCCGCAGCCGTGCGGACGTACAACTTTACGGTGGTATCCGCCGAGCAGCGGGAAGTTGCGGCGCTGGCGCCCGTAATGATAGACAAACTGGTGGTGGTGGATGCCGGGCACGGCGGGCCTGACCCGGGGGTTGTCAGGGGCGATGTCCGGGAGAAAGACATCACGCTCGCGGTGGCGCTCAGGCTGGCCGGATTCCTGGAGCAGGGCGGCGCCCGGGTTATGCTCACGCGGGATAAGGACAGCGACGTGGCGAAACCCGACACCGGCGAAGGTGAGACCTGGAAACGCAGGGACCTCAAGGCGCGGGTGGCGGTGGCCAACGAAAACGGCGCCGATGTTTTTGTCAGCGTACATGTGAACAGCTTCCAGGAGGACAACGAACACGGCGCGCAGACTTTTTCGCAACCCGGCTGCCCTGACGGTCGCCAACTGGCGGGGGCTATTCAATCCGAACTTCAAACACTGCTGAGGAACACGAACCGCGTTCAGAAGGAGTGTGATTATTTCACCGGCCGTACGACCAAGATGCCTTCGGTTGTTGTGGAAATCGGTTTCCTTACAAACCCGCGCGAATTTTCCCTTCTGCAGCAGCCTAACTATCAGAGCAAGGTGGCCTTTGCCATCTACGCCGGTCTGGTGCGTTATTTTGCCGAGAAAGCGGGAGCGGTCCTTTCGTTACCGTAA
- a CDS encoding YkgJ family cysteine cluster protein produces the protein MLPVGDVYSVLIYAKNNGYFTELNDLYAQIPERECGDCSECCKGAPAAFFLEYLNVYTHLRERLPQEQSVIVRRAIGFFFLELVEPEQKCAFHGGENGCLIRQVRPLSCRTFGLLNKDDYENMEQKRISRLKEIAEGFRTTHGIELPDALLVSRPFCDKSRGPESIDLSTVEECRVRLTSLDSRIVSPELVFSQRTYLPLPAQLAMTVLNPGVRGKRVEIMREYLKGSRELLDKYTRRGHGFKF, from the coding sequence ATGTTACCGGTCGGGGATGTATATTCAGTCTTGATTTACGCGAAAAACAACGGTTATTTCACCGAACTCAACGATCTTTATGCCCAGATCCCGGAGCGGGAGTGCGGGGATTGCAGCGAGTGTTGCAAAGGCGCGCCGGCGGCGTTTTTTCTCGAGTACCTTAATGTGTATACCCACCTCCGGGAACGTTTACCGCAGGAGCAGTCGGTAATCGTCCGGCGGGCCATCGGCTTCTTTTTTCTCGAACTGGTGGAACCCGAGCAGAAATGTGCTTTCCACGGCGGGGAAAACGGTTGTCTTATCCGGCAGGTGCGCCCGCTCAGCTGTCGCACATTCGGCCTGTTAAACAAGGACGATTACGAGAATATGGAACAGAAACGGATTTCGCGATTAAAAGAAATCGCGGAGGGTTTCCGCACCACCCACGGGATAGAGCTGCCCGACGCGCTTCTGGTTTCCCGCCCCTTTTGCGATAAAAGCCGTGGACCTGAGAGTATAGACCTCAGCACCGTCGAAGAGTGCCGGGTGCGTTTGACCTCCCTCGACAGCAGGATCGTATCGCCGGAATTGGTATTCAGCCAGAGGACTTACCTTCCCCTGCCGGCCCAGTTGGCGATGACGGTTCTCAACCCGGGAGTGCGCGGTAAGCGCGTGGAGATTATGCGGGAGTACCTCAAGGGATCACGGGAGCTGCTTGATAAATATACCAGGCGCGGCCACGGCTTTAAGTTCTAA
- a CDS encoding LysE family transporter translates to MDITSLFLTAFIVALTGAMMPGPLLTVTVAESVRRGFWAGPLLIIGHGVLEAGLVGALALGLGPVISRPNVVAVIALVGGGFLLWMGVTIVRDVLAGRATLTLEPTRKRDGPGGTPADRAGAVNKMVFTAGAGQLTGREMGRLVGLGVAVSFSNPYWSLWWATIGIKYISDALPLGFTGLTVFYTGHILADLAWYAAVAAAIIGGRRVFSPAGYRLVLALAGFFLIGLAGYFIVSGWRFW, encoded by the coding sequence ATGGATATAACGAGTCTTTTTCTTACCGCTTTCATTGTCGCTCTGACGGGGGCGATGATGCCGGGGCCGCTTTTGACGGTGACGGTGGCCGAAAGTGTCCGACGGGGTTTCTGGGCGGGACCGCTTCTTATTATCGGCCACGGCGTACTGGAAGCCGGGTTGGTGGGAGCGCTTGCTCTGGGGCTCGGACCGGTTATATCCCGCCCGAATGTGGTTGCCGTGATTGCGCTTGTCGGCGGCGGGTTTTTACTGTGGATGGGGGTAACAATAGTAAGGGATGTTCTGGCGGGACGCGCCACCTTAACCCTCGAACCCACACGGAAGCGTGACGGTCCGGGCGGCACCCCGGCTGATCGCGCCGGCGCCGTCAATAAAATGGTTTTTACGGCCGGAGCAGGACAGCTAACCGGAAGGGAAATGGGGCGTCTGGTCGGGCTCGGGGTAGCGGTCAGCTTTTCGAACCCGTACTGGAGCCTCTGGTGGGCTACGATCGGCATCAAGTATATAAGCGACGCGCTGCCTTTGGGCTTTACGGGACTGACTGTTTTTTATACCGGTCACATACTGGCCGATCTGGCGTGGTACGCCGCGGTGGCCGCGGCGATCATCGGAGGCAGGCGTGTTTTCAGTCCTGCGGGCTACCGGCTGGTTTTGGCTTTGGCCGGATTTTTTCTAATCGGGCTCGCGGGTTATTTCATCGTAAGCGGCTGGCGTTTCTGGTGA
- the amrA gene encoding AmmeMemoRadiSam system protein A translates to MRTGSIVIGGIVPHPPIMVPEVGRGDAGEVRRTQEALRELGGMINRSGAATMIFISPHGPVLWDAVGVVATKELHGNLGRFGAPGVSFDLRTDTVLVDVLRQELLQIGVPGVEAGEGQGYRLDHGVTAPLYWLREGGVKLPVVVCGTALLALHRLYGFGVAVQQAALKSGRKVAVIASGDLSHRLSPEAPNGYDPYGEVFDRRMQEIIGAADVRALMKLDPVLVERAGECGYRPIIMLFGALEGLKVKPAVLSYEGPFGVGYMVAGLVPEGEDENRRIYEDLLKEAEARRAKEGFLVRLARKAIRAYLEEGERVQAETVPPEFSGQAGVFVSLKKGTFLRGCIGTISPTRSNIVEEVIENAIGASTRDPRFDPVRASEIEDLSISVDVLGRPEPVSGLDELDPKRYGVIVSRRLRKGLLLPDLEGVDTPDRQVAVARQKAGIGPDEPVKLERFEVKRYF, encoded by the coding sequence GTGCGTACCGGTAGTATAGTAATAGGCGGCATCGTTCCCCATCCGCCGATTATGGTTCCCGAGGTAGGCCGGGGCGATGCCGGGGAGGTTCGCCGAACCCAAGAGGCGCTTCGCGAACTCGGAGGGATGATAAACCGGAGCGGCGCGGCGACGATGATCTTCATATCCCCGCATGGTCCGGTGCTCTGGGATGCCGTGGGTGTGGTCGCCACAAAGGAACTCCACGGGAATCTCGGCCGGTTCGGCGCTCCGGGCGTATCATTCGATCTCAGGACCGACACGGTGCTGGTTGACGTTCTGCGGCAGGAATTGCTGCAAATCGGGGTTCCTGGTGTCGAGGCGGGTGAAGGGCAGGGTTACCGGTTGGACCATGGGGTGACCGCACCGCTTTACTGGCTGCGGGAAGGCGGCGTGAAACTGCCGGTGGTGGTCTGCGGGACGGCGCTCTTGGCGCTTCACCGGCTTTACGGCTTTGGGGTTGCGGTGCAACAGGCGGCGCTCAAATCGGGTAGGAAGGTAGCGGTTATCGCGAGCGGGGATCTTTCCCACCGGCTGTCTCCGGAAGCGCCGAACGGTTACGATCCTTACGGCGAAGTCTTCGACCGGCGGATGCAGGAGATAATAGGGGCGGCGGATGTGCGGGCGCTGATGAAGCTTGACCCGGTGCTGGTCGAGCGAGCGGGAGAGTGCGGTTACAGGCCGATCATAATGCTGTTCGGCGCGTTGGAAGGGCTCAAGGTCAAGCCGGCGGTTTTGTCCTATGAGGGACCATTTGGTGTGGGGTACATGGTGGCGGGTCTGGTGCCGGAAGGCGAGGATGAGAACCGGCGCATTTACGAGGATCTGCTGAAAGAGGCCGAGGCGCGGCGCGCGAAGGAAGGTTTCCTGGTACGCCTGGCCCGGAAGGCGATACGCGCTTACCTAGAGGAAGGGGAGCGTGTCCAAGCCGAAACGGTGCCCCCCGAATTCAGCGGGCAGGCGGGGGTTTTCGTTTCCCTTAAGAAAGGCACCTTCCTGAGGGGCTGCATAGGTACGATCAGCCCGACGAGGTCAAACATCGTGGAAGAAGTGATTGAAAACGCAATCGGCGCGTCCACCCGCGACCCCCGGTTCGATCCGGTGAGAGCGTCGGAGATTGAAGACCTGAGTATTTCTGTTGACGTGCTCGGGCGGCCGGAACCTGTAAGCGGGCTGGACGAACTCGACCCGAAACGATACGGGGTGATTGTTTCCCGCCGTTTACGGAAAGGGCTGTTGCTGCCCGACCTGGAGGGGGTCGACACGCCGGATCGGCAGGTGGCTGTTGCCAGGCAGAAGGCCGGCATCGGGCCCGACGAGCCGGTGAAGTTGGAGCGGTTTGAAGTGAAAAGGTACTTTTAG
- the amrS gene encoding AmmeMemoRadiSam system radical SAM enzyme — protein MREALFYKKRKDNTVVCRLCPKACVIKQDRAGYCRVRENREGVLYTLNYGRCTSCSVDPMEKKPLYHFYPAHTILSLGTFGCNLHCSFCQNWEIAHGSPPAVSLEPERVAAMVGAQGPRCTGVAYTYSEPMVWYEFVRDTARLVSEAGYKNVLVTNGMVNEKPLKEILPYIDALNIDVKAFRDDFYKKTCAGRLQPVKKTVAWAREKCHVEVTTLIVTGLNDSEQELGELVEWLSGLDPDMPLHLSRYFPNFEMDRPPTPPDTLRRALRIARERLNYVYLGNIQGEGAGDTLCPACGTVVISRTGYTARNRAFEDGKCAVCGNHIPIKGTVWREK, from the coding sequence GTGCGCGAAGCTCTTTTTTATAAAAAACGCAAAGACAACACGGTCGTCTGCCGACTGTGCCCCAAGGCGTGCGTTATTAAGCAAGACCGGGCCGGATACTGCCGGGTGCGCGAGAACCGCGAGGGTGTTCTTTATACGCTTAATTACGGAAGATGCACCTCCTGTTCAGTCGACCCCATGGAGAAAAAACCGCTCTACCATTTCTACCCGGCGCACACGATATTATCTCTAGGGACCTTCGGCTGCAACCTTCACTGTTCCTTCTGCCAGAACTGGGAGATTGCCCACGGCTCGCCTCCCGCGGTCAGTCTTGAACCCGAACGGGTGGCGGCGATGGTTGGGGCTCAAGGGCCGCGCTGTACCGGTGTGGCCTATACTTACTCCGAACCGATGGTGTGGTACGAGTTTGTAAGGGATACCGCCCGGCTGGTAAGCGAGGCCGGTTATAAAAACGTTCTGGTGACCAACGGGATGGTGAACGAAAAGCCGCTGAAAGAGATACTTCCTTACATTGATGCGTTGAACATCGATGTCAAAGCCTTCCGGGATGATTTCTACAAAAAGACCTGCGCCGGTCGGCTGCAACCGGTTAAGAAAACGGTGGCGTGGGCCCGGGAGAAATGTCACGTCGAGGTGACCACCCTCATTGTCACCGGTCTCAATGATTCGGAACAGGAACTGGGCGAGCTGGTAGAATGGTTGTCCGGGTTGGATCCGGACATGCCGCTTCATCTCTCACGTTACTTTCCCAACTTTGAAATGGACCGTCCGCCGACACCCCCGGACACCTTGCGCCGGGCGCTCCGGATAGCCCGTGAGCGTCTGAACTATGTTTATCTTGGGAACATTCAGGGTGAAGGCGCCGGTGATACCCTTTGTCCCGCCTGCGGTACGGTGGTTATTTCGCGCACGGGATACACGGCTCGAAACCGCGCTTTCGAGGACGGTAAATGCGCCGTGTGCGGGAACCATATTCCGATAAAGGGAACGGTCTGGCGCGAAAAATAA
- the argC gene encoding N-acetyl-gamma-glutamyl-phosphate reductase: protein MIKVGIIGATGYTGAELVRLLVRHPAVEIAMLTSRSYAGKKLSEVFPHLTGFSDRELVALDADEVAAGCDVVFVALPHGHAVSVAKTVLDRGKRFIDLGADFRFRDVRVYEDWYKVKHEAPALLEEAVYGLPELYREQIKNSRLIANPGCYPTASLLAAVPLLHAGLISPEGIIIDAKSGVSGAGRTLNLRVHYAEVNDNVQAYNVGVHRHTPEIEQGLSAAARRELKVSFTPHLVPQTRGILATVYAGLKKPLSTAALLDQYREFYRDEYYVRVLPEGVLPQTKGVAGSNCVHLGAVADSRTGRAVLLAAIDNLVKGASGQAVQNMNLLFGLPETTGLDFAGIFP from the coding sequence TTGATCAAGGTCGGTATTATCGGGGCAACAGGTTATACGGGTGCGGAACTGGTGCGGTTGTTGGTCAGGCACCCCGCGGTTGAGATTGCGATGTTGACATCCCGCAGTTATGCGGGGAAGAAGTTGAGTGAGGTCTTTCCCCACCTTACCGGTTTTTCGGACCGGGAACTGGTCGCGCTTGACGCGGACGAGGTGGCGGCGGGCTGTGACGTCGTCTTCGTGGCGCTTCCCCATGGTCACGCGGTGTCTGTGGCAAAGACGGTTCTGGATCGTGGTAAGCGGTTCATCGATCTGGGGGCGGATTTTCGTTTCCGGGACGTACGGGTTTACGAGGATTGGTACAAGGTAAAACACGAGGCCCCGGCGCTGCTTGAAGAAGCGGTCTACGGCCTGCCGGAGCTCTACCGCGAGCAGATAAAGAATTCCCGTCTGATAGCCAATCCGGGCTGCTACCCCACGGCGTCGCTCTTGGCTGCGGTTCCGCTCCTGCATGCGGGGCTGATTTCGCCGGAAGGCATCATCATCGACGCTAAATCGGGGGTTTCGGGCGCCGGCCGCACGCTCAACCTGCGGGTGCATTACGCGGAAGTTAATGACAACGTTCAGGCATATAATGTCGGGGTGCACCGGCACACGCCTGAAATAGAACAGGGATTGTCGGCGGCGGCGCGCCGGGAGCTGAAGGTTTCGTTCACTCCGCACCTGGTGCCGCAGACAAGGGGCATTTTAGCGACCGTTTACGCCGGCTTGAAGAAGCCGCTTTCGACGGCGGCACTCCTCGATCAGTACCGGGAGTTTTACCGCGACGAGTATTATGTCCGGGTTCTGCCGGAAGGGGTATTGCCGCAAACCAAGGGCGTCGCGGGGTCAAACTGTGTTCATCTGGGAGCGGTGGCCGATTCGCGAACGGGCCGGGCGGTGCTCCTTGCCGCGATCGACAACCTGGTTAAGGGAGCGTCCGGGCAGGCGGTGCAAAACATGAACCTGCTTTTCGGGCTGCCGGAGACAACCGGGTTGGACTTTGCAGGGATTTTCCCTTAG